One Acaryochloris thomasi RCC1774 genomic window, AGAGCTGCTCTCATATCGGCAAACTGCGGATACTTCCGCACTAAATTTTTCATGGTGCGGATCGCTTCTTGCGTGTCTTCTACTTGGTAAAGGGCAAGGGCATAGTTGGCGCGCGCAAAGGCGAAGTCAGGCGCAAGTTCGGCAGCATGTTGATATTCTTCAACGGCAGTTTCCCAGTTACCGAGTCCGGCATTGGCGTTGCCGAGGTTGTTATAGGCGACCGGATCTTGATCGTCAATTTCTAAAACGTGATTGTAATCTGCGATCGCATCTTTCCATTGCCCCAATCCTTCTTGCGCCACACCGCGATTGAGGTAAGGATCTGGCTGATCAGGGGCAATTTCGATGGCGTGGTTATAGTCTGAGACCGCATCTTCCAGCTTATTTTGACTGACCCTCGCATTTCCTCGATTGCTCCAAAGAGCGGGGTTCACAGGCTGCTGCTCTAAAAGCCGGGTCCAATAGGTCTCAGCCGTCGCGAAATCACCCACATTAGTAGCCTCTAGCGCCTGATCAAAAAGGGCGTCGAGATCTGCCTCTGAAACCTCAGCAGACGGGCCAGGAACGGCAACGGCAACAGATTCCCCCACAGGCGTCGCAAACAAGAGAATGAGAGACACCACCAATCCCATCAGCAGCGATCGCAACGTTTGCAGTGGATAACAGATTTCGGCTGAAGTCTTCATGCCAAGAGAACCCTTCTGACGCTAACGTTACTCACTCTAAACGATAGCCTGAGAATCGTGCAGCCGGTGAGCATCACATGACTCCTGACCCAGTGTGATCCACAGACAACGTTGACAGCCCATCATCAAGCAGATCGTTGAAGGACCTGACTTTACTTGGTTCTCGACACTGCCAACTCCCATTTTTGGTCCCCTGACACCCCGAAGTTTTTGAGGCAGAAGTTCCCGCTATCGCCGTTATCCTGCTATCTTAAGTGGGGAGAATTTGATCATCACAGGGCAACTGCATGGGGCGAACGTACAAGCGGGTCTTGCTAAAACTGAGCGGGGAAGCTCTTATGGGGTCTCTCCCCTACGGCATTGATCCCGCCGTTGTGCAGAGCTTCGCAGCAGAAATTGCCGATGTCGTCGCCAAAGATATTCAAGTTGCCATCGTCGTCGGAGGCGGAAATATCTTCCGGGGCGTTAAGGGGGCTGCCGGCGGCATGGACCGGGCCACCGCCGACTACATTGGCATGATCGCTACGATCATGAACGCAATGACGCTCCAGGATGCCTTAGAACAGATTGAAGTGCCCACCAGAGTCCAAACCGCCATATCAATGCAAGAAATTGCTGAACCCTATATCCGGCGGCGGGCTATGCGGCACCTTGAACGAGGGCGAGTGGTGATTTTTGGCGGCGGTTCGGGCAATCCATTTTTTACCACCGACACAACGGCAGCTCTGAGAGCCGCAGAGATTGATGCCGAAATTATTTTTAAAGGGACGAAAGTTGACGGCGTCTACGATAGTGACCCAAATACAAATCCCAACGCTCGGCGATTCAAAAGTCTCACCTACAGCCACGCGCTTACCCACGATATTGGGGTGATGGACAGTACCGCGATCGCACTGTGCAAAGACAATGACATCCCTATTTCCGTTTTTGCTCTATCCGTCAGCGGCAACATTCGCCGCGCCCTGATGGGGGAAACCATTGGCACCTTTGTAGGAGGTTCATGTGACATTAGCTGAGACAGATGACTTAATGAAGAAGGCCGTTGAAGCAGCGCGGCGGTCTTTTAATACCATTCGCACCGGGCGAGCGAATCCTTCTCTGCTCGATCGGATCATGGTGGACTACTATGGTGCACCCACCCCTTTGAAGTCGTTGGCGACCATGAGTACCCCTGACGCTAGCACGATCACGATTCAGGCCTTTGATGCTACCAGTCTAGGAGATATTGAGCGGGCGATCTCAATGTCAGATGTGGGACTGGTGCCCAACAATGATGGCAAGATTATTCGTCTCAATATTCCGCCGCTCACGGAAGAGCGCCGCCAAGAGTTTGTCAAAATGGCTTCGAAGCTAGCGGAAGAGGGTAAGGTCTCGGTTCGCAACATCCGCCGTGATGCGGTCGATGATGCTCGAAAGCAAGGCAAGAGCGGTGACCTATCTGAAGACCAAGCTCTCGATCTTCAAGATTCGATCCAGAAGCTAACAGATAAGTATTCAACAGAAATTGATAAGCTCCTAGCGGCCAAAGAAAAAGAAATCCTGACAGTTTGACGCTGTTTATCTATGTACGATTGCATCATTGTGGGAGCCGGACCTGCCGGTGGCACTGCCGCCTATCATCTGGCAAAGCGGGGTCGTTCGGTCTTGGTCTTAGAGAAAGAGTCTTTACCGCGCTATAAGCCTTGCGGAGGAGGCGTTTCCCCAGTAGTGGCCCAGTGGTTTGACTTTGACTTTTCACCCGCGATTTCTTTGCGAGTGAAGACCATCCGCTATACCTGGAATATGGGTGATCCGGTGGAGGCTGAGCTGCATACACCGGAGCCGATTTGGATGGTGCGTCGGGATCTGTTCGATCACTTTTTAATTCAGAAGGCCCAGGAACAAGGGGCGGAGCTGCGTGAACAGACAGAGGTCAAAGGCATTGAGTTCAAGAGCGATCGCTGGCAGGTTGACACCGCCAACGGTCCAGTAGAAGCGCGCTACCTGATTGCGGCCGACGGTGCCAAGGGGCCAATGGCGCGATGGCTCGGTTTTAAAGAGCGCAAGCGTCGGATTGGCGGAGCCTTAGAGGCCGAAGCCATAACCCCAATCGAAAATCCGGAAACGGCCCATTTTGAGTTTGGGATGGTTAAAAACGGCTATATCTGGAATTTTCCGAAGGCGGACGGCTATTCCATCGGCATTGGTGCCTTTCGCGGAGGGCTATCCCAAAACTTGAGAGAGATCGTCACCGAGTATTCCACGATGTTTGGCGTCGACTTTACCTCTATTAAGCAGCATGGCCATCCCCTCTGTTTGTGGGAAGGAAATCAGAAACTGCATACGCAGCAGGCATTGCTGGCGGGCGAAGCGGCCTGTGTCGTAGACCCGTTTACGGCAGAAGGAATTCGCCCCTCTATGTTTAGTGGTCTCAAGGCTTCTGAGGCCATTGATCTAGCCTTGAGCGGTGACATCGATGCACTGGAGCGCTATACCGCTGTGATTAGTGAAGAGTGGGGGGCTGATATGGCTTGGGCACAGCGACTGGCCGGGGTCTTCTATCGCGTTCCGGGACTGGGATATAAGATTGGTATTAAGCAGTCAAGCGCCACCCGGCGCATGGGGCAAATCCTCTCAGGTGAAGCACGCTACGGCGATGTCGCGGAAAGTGCGATTAAGAAGCTCAGTCGTGGCTTAATCGGTGGCTAATCCCAGCGATGTGTACAGGATTTGCTAGGATTTGCACAGATTAGATTCTGTCACGTCGAGAATGCATGTTGCTCACTGCCCGACAGTTATTGAGTTTTCAACGCTGTCATCGTCAAACCTATCTCGACGCCTTTGGTGATCTGCAAAATAAGGCAGAGCCTAGTGACTTTTTGACAAAGCTGAGGCAAGACAAAGCGCAGCACCAACAGGAATTTTTAGCTAACTACACGTACGAGAGACCCAATTACCCTGCACGAGACTGGATCGCGGGTGCCCAAGCAACTCTAGAGCTGATGCAGGCGGGCGTTGAACAGATTCATCGAGGCGTCCTGCGGGTTGAGTCTGACATCGATTTAGTCTCCGTTGCGATCCCCGACCTGCTAACTAAGGTACCCGGGGATTCTTTCTTTGGGGGCTGGCAGTATGTCCCGACATCGATTCAGTTGAGTAAGCGTCCGAAGCTGGAGTATCAGCTACTGGCAACGTTTCAGGCGCAGGTGCTGGCTGACTGCCAGGGGGTTTGGCCCGAGGTGGCTTATCTCTATCTGCGCGAACGCGGCTGGTATACGGTGGATCTAGAGAAAAATCGGCCGAAGCTAGCGGACCTCCTTTCTGAGCTGCTGACGATGCTGCGACAGCAGCAGGAGCCAGAGGCGTTTATTGTTAACAATCGCTGTAGCCTATGTGGTTGGTATGAACCTTGTTATGCGATCGCAAAGTCTCAAAAACACCTATCGCTCATCCCTGGCATTACCCCCAGTCGCTATCCGATTCTACAGGCCCACAATCTGACAACAACTGAGGCGATTGCAGCCATTGAGCCGTTTGATCTACAGGCTCTAACAGGTTTTAGCAAAGATGTATCCGTGAAGATGGTGCATCAGGCCCAGGCGTTTGTTCAGGATCAGCCAGTCACGCTGGCCCTGCGCCCACCGGGGTATGATCTGCCTTTGCCGACGGCGATGGTTGAACTCTATTTTGATATTGAAGCGGAACCGAGCCTAAATCTGGCCTATCTCCATGGCGTATTGGTCATCAATCGCCAAACCCAGGAGCAAACCTTTTATCCGCTGTTGGCTCAAACCCCAGAAGAGGAACAGCGGGTCTGGGAAGATTTCTTAGCGTTAGTACAGCGCTACCCCAATGCACCCATCTTTCATTTTTGCGCCTACGAGGTGCAAACGGTGGAGCGGCTAGCTCGTCTATATGACACCCCTATGCCGATGATTGAGACGCTGCTGGAGCGGTTTGTCGATCTCCACATTTGGGTCACTAAAACCGTTGTCTTACCGATTGAAAGTTATACGCTGAAGCTAATTGCCCGCTGGATCGGGTTTGAATGGCGCAACTCAGAGGCCAATGGCGCGCAGTCGATTTACTGGTATAGTCAGTGGCTAGAAACTTGCGATCGCACCTTCTTAGAAACCATTTTGATATACAACGAAGACGACTGCCGTGCCACCTACGCGGTCAAAGAATGGCTGACGATCTTTCTAGAGCAGCAGGCAACATCAACGAACGGGCAACAGCCTCTTATCTCTGACTTTGCAACCACAGACCCCCATGAAATATAGGCTTCTGCCCCTCCTCTTTGCCGTCACTTTGGGCATCAGTAGCTGTCGCTCAGAACCCACAACCATTGAAGTTACTGCGCCTGCCCCCAATCCCACGCCTGCGATTGCCGGTGAAGTCTTAGTGAGCGACCAGGGCATTGTGCAGCTCAACCGCCCGCAAGGTTGGACCGATCAGCTGGCAGAGGAAGATACCTTAAATCTAAAAATGTCGAATGAATCGGGCGATGCGCATTTAACCTTGCAAACTCGCGCAAAAAAAGACTTGCCTCAATTCAGTCTCGAAAAATTTGCAAAAATGGGGCGAGAAGCTGGTCTCCAGACAATGACAGATCTCAAGATTACAGGGCCAACAGAGGTCACATTGGTCAATGGATATCCCGCGATTCAGTATCAATTTCAGGGAAAAGTTGAGGGCGCTGAGACGGTGCTGCTACATACGGTCATTGAGTCTCCCAGTTACTTCCACCAGATTTTGGCTGGCTCCTCTGGGTTTGGCTTCGAGCGGCATCAGCCAACCCTGCAAAAAATTATTCAGACCTTCCAGGAGGTGCCTGTTACCGCGTCCGGACAGTAGCACACCAGAACGGGGCAAAACCCTATTATGAACTGATTCGTTGCAGGTAGTCCTTCAACGTAAAATGTAGCCGTACCCTCTGACGGTATGAATTAAGCGTCGCGGATTGTGCTGCTCTAGTTTTTTCCGTAGATGAGAGATATAGACGTGGATGAGGTTGTAGTTTTGCTGGTGTTCATAGTGCCAGACCTCTTTGACGATTTGCGATCGCGATAATACGCTTTTCGGGTTTCTCAGAAAATACGTCAGCAAGTCAAATTCCTTCACGGTCAACTCAACCCGTTGAGTGCCCTGCAGCACTTCACGGGACTCAAGGTTGAGCGCCAAATCTGAATATCGGAGTACCTGTGGATTCTGAAAACTTCGGAGACGAGTTCTGACTCTCGCCAACAGTTCTTCAACCCTAAAGGGCTTTACAAGATAGTCATCAGCCCCTGAATCTAGACCTGCGACTCGATCTGCAATGCAGTTTCTGGCCGTCAGTAGAATAATGGGCACTTTGCTACCCGTCTGCCGCAGACGACGACAGAGCTCTAACCCCGAAAGGCACGGCAGCATCCAATCTAAAATTACAAGATTGGGGTCAAGCTGACGCACGCCCATCAGGCCCGACATCCCGTCATTGCACACGGTGACGCCGTAACCCGCTGACGTTAGCTCTAAATTCAAAAACTGTGCTAGACGCGGCTCATCTTCAACCAATAGAATTTGTGAACTCATATCGACGGTGCAGGGAGTTGGACAGAAACCCGCGTGCCAGACTGCAGCGTTGATTCAATATGAAGCTGTCCACCGTGATCTTCGACAATTTGCTTCACAATCGCAAGGCCAAGGCCACTGCCAGAGGGTTTCGTAGTGAAAAAGGAGGTTGTCAAATGGGGCAGTGCCTGAGGTGAAATGGGGAGACCCCAGTTATGAACCTGAATACGAACCGCATTGTCTGCTGCAAGAGGTACAACCTGCCACGTAATCTCATCTTCTACTGGAGAAGCTTCGCAAGCATTGGTGAGTAAATTGATCATCACCTGCTTGAGTTTGTCTGCGTTGCCCAACAGACTAATAGGCTCAGGAGCTGGAATGAAGACAATCTTTCGATCAGCTATTTTGGGCATCATCTGGATTAGCTCTAAAAAATTTGTCATTAAAGCATTTACTTCTAGAGCTGAGTACTCTAGTGGGTAAGGTTTTGCATATTGCAGAATTTCATTGAGCAAGTGCTGCAGTCGATCGGCCTCTTCTAGGGCTAAGTTCAACCGCTGCTGCGAGGTCTCTGGCAAATTGAGATTTTCAAATGACTGCAGCGCCATCAAAATAGTGGTCAAAGGATTACGCACCTCATGAACAATCATCGCGGAGCGTTCGCCAATTTTAGCGAGGCGTGATTGGGGCTGCTGGGTAATACTCTGCAGTAATTTATCAATATCAGATGTCACTGAGCTCTCTGTTACTCCAGTCTTCATCGATGAGAATGGGCTGTCACTAGGTTTGAAGGCAGACCTCCCATGTGTCCTGCGGTGTACCGTTGGAGAATCGGTGAGACTATCTGCAAACGTCATGACCTTACCTTCATCTTCGAAACGACTTCGGTTTCAGGGACAGCTTCTTGGAGAGCCTTGCGGGCAATACGGGTGACGTAGAGGGTCACAGCAACGGTGGCAATAAAGCCGATAATGCGAATAGCCCACTGCACTGTGGGATCAGTGGGCTGATCTTCAGCCCCAATCATCGCGATGCTACCTGCCAACGAGCCAATATAGACATACATAATGGTGCCGGGAATCATGCCAACACAGCCTAAAATGTAGTCCCGAAAGGAAACCCCTGTGACGCCTAGCCCGTAGTTAAGTAGGTTGAAGGGAAAGATAGGGGACAGCCGAGTCAGCAAGACAATCTTGAAACCTTCTCGGCCAACGGCTTGATCAATGGCGTTGAACTTAGCATTGCCCGCAATGCGTTTTGAAACCCAACCTCTTGCCAGGTAGCGACCAATCAGAAAGGCCAGTGAAGCCCCTAATGTTGCGCCAATAAACACGCAGATTGATCCTTGAATCACGTCAAAGACAACGCCCGCGCCCAAGGTCAGAACAGAACCCG contains:
- the frr gene encoding ribosome recycling factor, producing the protein MKKAVEAARRSFNTIRTGRANPSLLDRIMVDYYGAPTPLKSLATMSTPDASTITIQAFDATSLGDIERAISMSDVGLVPNNDGKIIRLNIPPLTEERRQEFVKMASKLAEEGKVSVRNIRRDAVDDARKQGKSGDLSEDQALDLQDSIQKLTDKYSTEIDKLLAAKEKEILTV
- a CDS encoding TVP38/TMEM64 family protein, whose product is MHKIQRLFGLALIANILIIAPALAQGNAASFNPQALLRTSLEWVDSLGTLGFVAFIAIYVIATIAFLPGSVLTLGAGVVFDVIQGSICVFIGATLGASLAFLIGRYLARGWVSKRIAGNAKFNAIDQAVGREGFKIVLLTRLSPIFPFNLLNYGLGVTGVSFRDYILGCVGMIPGTIMYVYIGSLAGSIAMIGAEDQPTDPTVQWAIRIIGFIATVAVTLYVTRIARKALQEAVPETEVVSKMKVRS
- a CDS encoding geranylgeranyl reductase family protein, whose translation is MYDCIIVGAGPAGGTAAYHLAKRGRSVLVLEKESLPRYKPCGGGVSPVVAQWFDFDFSPAISLRVKTIRYTWNMGDPVEAELHTPEPIWMVRRDLFDHFLIQKAQEQGAELREQTEVKGIEFKSDRWQVDTANGPVEARYLIAADGAKGPMARWLGFKERKRRIGGALEAEAITPIENPETAHFEFGMVKNGYIWNFPKADGYSIGIGAFRGGLSQNLREIVTEYSTMFGVDFTSIKQHGHPLCLWEGNQKLHTQQALLAGEAACVVDPFTAEGIRPSMFSGLKASEAIDLALSGDIDALERYTAVISEEWGADMAWAQRLAGVFYRVPGLGYKIGIKQSSATRRMGQILSGEARYGDVAESAIKKLSRGLIGG
- a CDS encoding tetratricopeptide repeat protein, with protein sequence MKTSAEICYPLQTLRSLLMGLVVSLILLFATPVGESVAVAVPGPSAEVSEADLDALFDQALEATNVGDFATAETYWTRLLEQQPVNPALWSNRGNARVSQNKLEDAVSDYNHAIEIAPDQPDPYLNRGVAQEGLGQWKDAIADYNHVLEIDDQDPVAYNNLGNANAGLGNWETAVEEYQHAAELAPDFAFARANYALALYQVEDTQEAIRTMKNLVRKYPQFADMRAALTAALWAEGQTGEAESNWASAVGLDRRYRDIEWVTQVRRWPPKIVSALDKFLALQPIS
- the pyrH gene encoding UMP kinase, with amino-acid sequence MGRTYKRVLLKLSGEALMGSLPYGIDPAVVQSFAAEIADVVAKDIQVAIVVGGGNIFRGVKGAAGGMDRATADYIGMIATIMNAMTLQDALEQIEVPTRVQTAISMQEIAEPYIRRRAMRHLERGRVVIFGGGSGNPFFTTDTTAALRAAEIDAEIIFKGTKVDGVYDSDPNTNPNARRFKSLTYSHALTHDIGVMDSTAIALCKDNDIPISVFALSVSGNIRRALMGETIGTFVGGSCDIS
- a CDS encoding sensor histidine kinase, which gives rise to MTSDIDKLLQSITQQPQSRLAKIGERSAMIVHEVRNPLTTILMALQSFENLNLPETSQQRLNLALEEADRLQHLLNEILQYAKPYPLEYSALEVNALMTNFLELIQMMPKIADRKIVFIPAPEPISLLGNADKLKQVMINLLTNACEASPVEDEITWQVVPLAADNAVRIQVHNWGLPISPQALPHLTTSFFTTKPSGSGLGLAIVKQIVEDHGGQLHIESTLQSGTRVSVQLPAPSI
- a CDS encoding response regulator transcription factor; its protein translation is MSSQILLVEDEPRLAQFLNLELTSAGYGVTVCNDGMSGLMGVRQLDPNLVILDWMLPCLSGLELCRRLRQTGSKVPIILLTARNCIADRVAGLDSGADDYLVKPFRVEELLARVRTRLRSFQNPQVLRYSDLALNLESREVLQGTQRVELTVKEFDLLTYFLRNPKSVLSRSQIVKEVWHYEHQQNYNLIHVYISHLRKKLEQHNPRRLIHTVRGYGYILR
- a CDS encoding TM0106 family RecB-like putative nuclease: MLLTARQLLSFQRCHRQTYLDAFGDLQNKAEPSDFLTKLRQDKAQHQQEFLANYTYERPNYPARDWIAGAQATLELMQAGVEQIHRGVLRVESDIDLVSVAIPDLLTKVPGDSFFGGWQYVPTSIQLSKRPKLEYQLLATFQAQVLADCQGVWPEVAYLYLRERGWYTVDLEKNRPKLADLLSELLTMLRQQQEPEAFIVNNRCSLCGWYEPCYAIAKSQKHLSLIPGITPSRYPILQAHNLTTTEAIAAIEPFDLQALTGFSKDVSVKMVHQAQAFVQDQPVTLALRPPGYDLPLPTAMVELYFDIEAEPSLNLAYLHGVLVINRQTQEQTFYPLLAQTPEEEQRVWEDFLALVQRYPNAPIFHFCAYEVQTVERLARLYDTPMPMIETLLERFVDLHIWVTKTVVLPIESYTLKLIARWIGFEWRNSEANGAQSIYWYSQWLETCDRTFLETILIYNEDDCRATYAVKEWLTIFLEQQATSTNGQQPLISDFATTDPHEI